A single region of the Diadema setosum chromosome 14, eeDiaSeto1, whole genome shotgun sequence genome encodes:
- the LOC140237907 gene encoding uncharacterized protein, producing MDQQQSKRPQRLAATRPKTYVPFQPARKAQPATARNSPPNLNARSASRASLASPVNSATTPPDNSDTLPVVEAEGDDVINMAPATTSYESRSPSQSSCQAVAEPVVEREGISSNMEEYFQKATERFERMISSAVENFLDKLHQLELNLGASLEFERKRVDDLVENQKGMKSKLEAMEKEIAELQLEVQRNKAANNKSERFSRRNNIRLVGIPEAPQGEREDPVTIVEEILHSKFKVKTKVERAHRDGKKVEGRPRHILVKLLSYREKVDIMRRARETLKDERYFITDDLTPTDLEEKKKWTKQVQDLYNKGTKLKFYSGKWRQAGGIPFNFE from the coding sequence ATGGATCAACAACAGAGCAAAAGACCTCAACGACTAGCTGCTACGAGGCCGAAAACTTATGTACCATTTCAACCTGCTCGAAAGGCCCAACCAGCTACGGCACGGAACAGCCCGCCAAATTTGAATGCTCGGTCCGCGAGCCGGGCAAGCCTTGCTAGCCCGGTGAACTCAGCCACTACGCCGCCAGACAACAGCGACACGCTACCAGTTGTAGAAGCTGagggtgatgacgtcatcaatatgGCGCCTGCAACCACGTCTTACGAAAGTCGATCACCCTCCCAGTCCTCTTGCCAGGCCGTTGCGGAACCTGTGGTGGAGAGAGAAGGTATTTCATCGAACATGGAAGAATATTTTCAGAAGGCAACTGAGAGGTTCGAGAGGATGATCAGCAGTGCGGTGGAGAACTTCCTGGATAAGCTGCACCAGCTCGAGCTGAATCTTGGAGCTTCGTTGGAATTTGAGCGGAAGCGTGTAGACGACCTGGTGGAAAATCAAAAGGGCATGAAAAGCAAATTAGAAGCCATGGAAAAAGAAATAGCAGAGCTCCAACTGGAAGTTCAGAGAAACAAAGCGGCCAACAACAAAAGCGAGAGGTTCTCCAGAAGAAACAACATCAGGCTGGTGGGTATTCCGGAAGCTCCTCAAGGCGAACGCGAAGATCCTGTCACCATAGTGGAGGAGATCCTCCATTCCAAGTTTAAGGTGAAGACGAAAGTGGAGAGAGCCCATCGTGACGGGAAAAAAGTCGAAGGTCGTCCCAGGCATATTCTAGTGAAGCTTCTCTCGTATAGAGAAAAGGTCGACATCATGCGCCGTGCCCGCGAGACCCTGAAGGATGAAAGGTATTTCATCACAGATGATCTCACCCCAACGGAcctggaggaaaaaaagaagtggaCAAAACAAGTTCAGGATCTATACAACAAAGgaacaaaactgaagttttaCTCCGGCAAATGGCGACAGGCTGGTGGCATCCCCTTCAACTTTGAGTGA